One genomic window of Prochlorococcus marinus str. NATL2A includes the following:
- a CDS encoding DUF4214 domain-containing protein: MSNHPPMGGGGGNNPPMGGGGGNNPPMGGGGGDNNPPMGGGGDNNPPMGGGGGNNPPMGGGGGDNNPPMGGGGGNNPPMGGGDNPPMGGGDNPPMGGGDNPPMGGGDNPPMGEDRSPKGADVKPEGELGGGDNPPPMGHGFMPEGPKGDPTKAGQIGGIAAGQVDASQMGNFTKDQFASFDVNQASAFSEDAIGGIGKDQMAAFDPTAMAGFGKDQVAAFDPNAVKGLGKDQVAAFDANAMAGFGKDQMAAFDPTAMAGFKKDQVAAFDANAIGGIGKDQMAAFDPTAMAGFGKDQVAAFDPNAVKGLGKDQVAAFDANAMAGFGKDQLAAFDPTAMAGFGKDQVAGFDPTAMAGLGKDQVAAFDAKAMAGFGKDQMAAFDPTAMAGFGKDQVAGFDPTAMGGFGKDQVAAFDPTAMAGFGKDQVAGFDPTAMAGFGKDQVAAFDPTAMGGFGKDHLAAFDPTVMSGLGKDQVAGFDPNAMAGLGKDHFKSFDKDAMGGFGKDHLAAFDTAAMTAFDKDQVAGFDPTAMAGFGKDHLAAFDPTAMAGFGKDQVAGFDPTAMAGLGKDHFKSFDNAAMGGFGKDHVAAFDPTAMAAFDKDQVAAFDPIAMGGFGKDHLAAFDPTAMAGFGKDQVAGFDPTAMAGLGKDHFKSFDNAAMGGFGKDHVAAFDPIAMAAFDKDQVAAFDPIAMGGFGKDHLAAFDPTAMAGFGKDQVAGFDPMAMAGLGKDHFKSFDKEAMGGFGKDHLAAFDTAAMTAFDKDQVAGFDPTAMGGFGKDHLAAFDPTAMAGFGKDQVAGFDPMAMAGFGKDQVAAFAPTAMAGFGKDQVAGFDPMAMAGFGKDQVAAFAPTAMAGFGKEQVAAFDPTVMAGLGKDQVAGFDPNAMAGLGKDHFKSFAPTAVAGFGKDQIAAFDPLAMEGFDPTHIAAFDAEAMAGFKGQTLKELDPESFAAVTPDQLAKMAPDAAAAVKNWVLPKDEIIRWEGGLRGPDGEWMTADSFFGKRTTGDKPAETTVWTPPEADAIAKSGGFTKSDGTFVKEDDYFKDPSSAGWTVPPDELIKKDGGFRNPNGKWVTSKEFLNNTGTVPETDEIKKNGGYFDADKKWVSSVAHFGEGSADAQTVAWAPPAATDIKTDGGFWDPFGQWVKSEDFEKDGWKAPEGEVKPAIPEGITAEEIKSAGGYQATNGAWVTDAKHFDTSLDNEANKTAGYWGATTDPIKEAATSGTEDATVLDPTAVALDKKPISEVAYPWQEIDDLKKPQGDGAELDSTSHWASLVKSKDDGDDRLEGGETSDKIFGGLGSDFIDGGEGEDVAFYAGNFADYKFDRTKDTVAIQDQREGLNDGNDTLKNVEYIQFADQKVDVSKLDVVKTYTGDSKDFKFFKREDGTIEVKTEDGFDDITGVPKLEFNDKSFSGISDIKETFDQVKSKDDSTGQMFRVYNAAFARFPDSDGLEYWIDKNSSGENSNRQVADSFLGSEEFKSTYGADVDTGTYVNNLYKNILGRDADQGGYDYWVEQLDSGQENRGELLLGFAESLENKALFSEVTGLF; this comes from the coding sequence ATGAGTAATCATCCTCCAATGGGCGGCGGTGGCGGTAATAATCCCCCGATGGGCGGCGGTGGCGGTAATAATCCCCCGATGGGCGGCGGTGGCGGCGACAATAATCCTCCAATGGGCGGTGGCGGCGACAATAATCCTCCAATGGGCGGCGGTGGCGGTAATAATCCCCCGATGGGCGGCGGTGGCGGCGACAATAATCCTCCAATGGGCGGCGGTGGCGGTAATAATCCCCCGATGGGCGGCGGTGATAATCCTCCAATGGGCGGCGGTGATAATCCTCCAATGGGCGGCGGTGATAATCCTCCAATGGGCGGCGGTGATAATCCTCCAATGGGCGAAGATAGATCTCCTAAAGGTGCAGACGTAAAGCCTGAAGGAGAACTAGGTGGAGGTGATAACCCGCCTCCAATGGGTCATGGTTTCATGCCAGAAGGACCTAAGGGTGACCCAACGAAAGCAGGGCAAATAGGAGGTATTGCTGCCGGACAGGTAGATGCCTCTCAAATGGGGAATTTTACAAAAGATCAATTTGCCTCTTTTGACGTTAATCAAGCTTCAGCCTTTAGTGAGGATGCCATTGGAGGAATTGGGAAAGATCAAATGGCAGCATTTGATCCGACTGCGATGGCAGGCTTTGGAAAAGATCAGGTTGCGGCATTTGATCCAAATGCAGTTAAAGGATTAGGAAAAGATCAAGTTGCGGCTTTTGATGCCAATGCAATGGCCGGTTTTGGTAAAGACCAAATGGCAGCATTTGATCCAACAGCAATGGCTGGCTTCAAGAAGGATCAGGTGGCTGCTTTTGATGCCAATGCCATTGGAGGAATTGGGAAAGATCAAATGGCAGCATTTGATCCGACTGCGATGGCAGGCTTTGGAAAAGATCAGGTTGCGGCATTTGATCCAAATGCAGTTAAAGGATTAGGAAAAGATCAAGTTGCGGCTTTTGATGCCAATGCAATGGCTGGTTTTGGTAAGGATCAATTGGCCGCATTTGATCCAACTGCAATGGCAGGCTTTGGTAAGGATCAAGTTGCAGGATTTGATCCGACTGCAATGGCAGGTTTAGGAAAAGATCAAGTTGCAGCCTTTGATGCCAAAGCAATGGCAGGGTTTGGCAAAGACCAAATGGCGGCCTTTGATCCAACTGCAATGGCGGGCTTTGGTAAGGATCAAGTTGCAGGATTTGATCCGACTGCGATGGGTGGTTTTGGTAAGGATCAAGTTGCAGCATTTGATCCAACTGCAATGGCAGGCTTTGGTAAAGACCAAGTTGCAGGATTTGATCCGACTGCAATGGCGGGCTTTGGTAAGGATCAAGTTGCAGCATTTGATCCAACTGCAATGGGTGGTTTTGGTAAAGACCATTTAGCGGCTTTTGATCCAACTGTTATGTCAGGCCTAGGTAAAGACCAAGTAGCAGGATTTGATCCAAATGCGATGGCTGGATTAGGGAAAGATCACTTCAAATCCTTTGATAAGGACGCGATGGGTGGTTTTGGAAAAGATCACTTAGCGGCTTTTGATACTGCTGCAATGACAGCGTTTGATAAGGATCAAGTTGCAGGATTTGATCCAACTGCGATGGCAGGTTTTGGAAAAGATCATTTAGCGGCATTTGATCCAACTGCAATGGCAGGCTTTGGTAAGGATCAAGTAGCAGGATTTGACCCAACTGCGATGGCTGGATTAGGGAAAGATCACTTCAAATCCTTTGATAATGCTGCGATGGGTGGCTTTGGGAAAGACCATGTTGCAGCGTTTGATCCAACTGCAATGGCAGCGTTTGATAAGGATCAAGTCGCAGCGTTTGATCCGATTGCAATGGGTGGTTTTGGGAAAGACCATTTGGCAGCGTTTGATCCAACTGCAATGGCAGGCTTTGGTAAGGATCAAGTAGCAGGATTTGACCCAACTGCGATGGCTGGATTAGGGAAAGATCACTTCAAATCCTTTGATAATGCTGCGATGGGTGGCTTTGGGAAAGACCATGTTGCAGCGTTTGATCCAATTGCAATGGCAGCGTTTGATAAGGATCAAGTCGCAGCGTTTGATCCGATTGCAATGGGTGGTTTTGGGAAAGACCATTTAGCAGCGTTTGATCCAACTGCAATGGCAGGCTTTGGTAAGGATCAAGTTGCAGGATTTGATCCAATGGCGATGGCTGGTTTAGGCAAAGATCATTTCAAATCCTTTGATAAGGAGGCGATGGGTGGTTTTGGAAAAGACCATTTAGCGGCTTTTGACACTGCTGCAATGACTGCTTTTGATAAAGATCAAGTTGCAGGATTTGATCCGACTGCGATGGGTGGTTTTGGGAAAGACCATTTAGCAGCGTTTGATCCAACTGCAATGGCAGGCTTTGGTAAGGATCAAGTTGCAGGATTTGATCCAATGGCGATGGCCGGGTTTGGTAAAGATCAAGTTGCGGCTTTCGCTCCAACCGCAATGGCAGGCTTTGGAAAGGATCAAGTTGCAGGATTTGATCCAATGGCGATGGCTGGATTTGGGAAAGATCAAGTTGCGGCTTTCGCTCCAACTGCAATGGCTGGCTTTGGAAAGGAGCAGGTTGCAGCTTTTGATCCAACCGTGATGGCAGGGCTAGGAAAAGATCAGGTCGCTGGATTTGATCCAAATGCCATGGCAGGTCTAGGAAAAGATCATTTCAAATCCTTTGCCCCAACTGCAGTAGCAGGCTTTGGAAAAGATCAGATTGCAGCGTTTGATCCCTTGGCGATGGAGGGATTTGATCCAACGCACATTGCAGCGTTTGACGCAGAAGCAATGGCTGGATTTAAAGGTCAGACCTTAAAAGAACTTGATCCAGAATCATTTGCTGCGGTTACTCCGGATCAATTAGCAAAAATGGCACCTGATGCTGCGGCAGCAGTTAAAAATTGGGTGCTTCCAAAAGACGAGATCATTCGCTGGGAAGGCGGTCTACGGGGACCTGATGGTGAATGGATGACAGCAGATTCTTTCTTTGGCAAACGAACAACTGGAGATAAACCAGCAGAAACGACTGTTTGGACTCCACCAGAAGCAGATGCAATTGCTAAATCAGGAGGCTTTACAAAATCTGATGGAACGTTTGTTAAAGAAGACGATTATTTCAAAGATCCATCATCAGCTGGATGGACTGTCCCTCCAGATGAATTGATTAAAAAAGATGGTGGTTTTAGAAACCCCAATGGTAAGTGGGTCACATCCAAGGAGTTTTTGAATAACACGGGAACTGTTCCTGAAACCGATGAAATTAAAAAGAACGGTGGATATTTTGATGCCGATAAAAAATGGGTTTCTTCCGTAGCTCATTTTGGAGAAGGAAGCGCGGATGCTCAAACTGTTGCCTGGGCACCACCTGCAGCGACGGATATTAAAACTGATGGAGGTTTTTGGGATCCATTTGGCCAATGGGTGAAATCAGAAGATTTTGAGAAAGATGGATGGAAAGCACCAGAAGGAGAAGTAAAGCCTGCAATTCCAGAAGGGATTACAGCGGAAGAAATCAAATCAGCAGGAGGGTATCAGGCTACTAATGGTGCTTGGGTGACAGATGCCAAGCATTTTGATACGTCACTAGATAATGAGGCGAATAAAACAGCGGGTTACTGGGGAGCGACTACGGATCCCATTAAAGAGGCAGCAACATCTGGAACAGAAGACGCTACAGTTCTAGATCCAACGGCAGTTGCTTTAGATAAAAAACCCATTAGTGAAGTCGCTTATCCATGGCAAGAAATTGATGATTTAAAGAAACCCCAAGGAGATGGAGCTGAATTGGATTCGACAAGCCATTGGGCGTCGCTAGTAAAGAGTAAAGATGACGGTGATGACAGATTGGAAGGAGGCGAGACTTCTGACAAGATTTTTGGTGGCTTGGGGTCAGACTTTATTGATGGAGGAGAAGGAGAAGATGTTGCGTTCTATGCCGGAAATTTTGCTGATTATAAGTTTGATCGAACAAAAGATACAGTTGCGATTCAAGATCAAAGAGAGGGACTGAATGATGGAAATGACACTTTAAAGAATGTCGAATATATTCAATTCGCCGATCAGAAGGTAGACGTTTCTAAACTAGATGTTGTTAAAACATATACGGGTGATAGTAAAGACTTTAAATTCTTTAAAAGAGAAGATGGAACAATAGAAGTTAAGACTGAGGATGGATTCGATGATATTACTGGCGTTCCAAAACTGGAGTTTAATGATAAATCTTTTAGTGGAATTAGCGATATTAAAGAGACGTTTGATCAGGTGAAATCGAAAGATGATTCAACGGGACAAATGTTTAGGGTTTACAACGCTGCTTTTGCAAGATTCCCTGATTCTGATGGACTTGAATATTGGATTGATAAAAACTCGTCTGGTGAAAATAGTAACCGTCAAGTAGCTGATTCTTTCTTAGGTTCTGAAGAGTTTAAATCTACTTATGGAGCTGATGTTGACACAGGAACGTATGTGAACAATCTATATAAAAATATTCTTGGTAGAGATGCAGATCAAGGTGGTTATGATTATTGGGTTGAGCAGTTAGACAGTGGGCAAGAAAATAGAGGAGAATTGTTATTAGGTTTTGCTGAGTCGTTAGAGAATAAGGCTTTATTTAGTGAGGTGACTGGCCTGTTTTGA
- a CDS encoding tetratricopeptide repeat protein: protein MVGFSEMKDKSKNKRNSKKNNLLRNKLIAQAFENHSKGDLKTAEKYYKKFISKGFNDPKVYSNYAILCKESLRENEALDLLIKSTDRYPDNPESHAIISDILRSQGKLEEAQFSIEKAINIKPDVADYHFNLGLIFIGLRILSKAIMSLQKAILINPNLIEAYLNLCSVHMDLSNFSEAESSIKKAIKLDPNSSIAHFNLSRIYMELGKDSEAESSVKKAISIQPSFPQAYNSLGIILKNLDKPLEAEASTRKAIELKDDYVEAYYNLGNILRFIGKKEEAIECTKKIMKIRPWSIIGSFSLNQKFEIKSSS from the coding sequence ATGGTAGGATTTAGTGAAATGAAAGATAAGTCTAAAAATAAGCGTAATAGCAAAAAAAATAATTTGTTAAGAAACAAGCTTATTGCCCAAGCATTCGAAAACCATTCTAAAGGGGATCTTAAAACTGCCGAAAAATATTATAAAAAATTTATAAGTAAAGGATTCAATGATCCAAAAGTCTATTCAAATTATGCAATATTATGCAAAGAATCACTGAGAGAAAATGAAGCTTTAGATCTTCTTATTAAATCAACAGATCGATATCCTGATAACCCAGAATCTCATGCAATTATATCCGATATTTTAAGATCCCAAGGTAAGTTAGAGGAGGCACAGTTTTCCATAGAGAAGGCAATTAATATAAAACCAGATGTCGCAGATTATCATTTTAACTTAGGATTAATATTTATTGGTCTTCGAATATTATCGAAAGCAATAATGTCACTTCAGAAAGCGATTCTTATTAATCCTAATTTAATAGAGGCATACCTTAACCTTTGCTCTGTCCATATGGATCTATCTAATTTCTCAGAAGCAGAATCATCCATAAAAAAAGCAATCAAACTAGACCCAAACTCTTCTATCGCACATTTTAATCTATCTAGAATTTATATGGAATTGGGTAAAGATTCTGAAGCTGAATCTTCCGTTAAAAAGGCTATTTCCATACAACCTTCTTTTCCACAGGCCTACAATAGCTTGGGTATAATTTTGAAAAATCTTGACAAACCTTTGGAAGCTGAAGCTTCAACAAGAAAGGCTATAGAGCTAAAAGATGATTATGTGGAGGCGTATTATAATTTAGGCAACATATTAAGATTTATTGGAAAGAAAGAAGAAGCGATTGAATGTACTAAGAAAATAATGAAAATAAGGCCATGGTCAATAATTGGATCATTTTCTCTTAATCAAAAGTTTGAAATCAAATCAAGTTCATGA
- a CDS encoding DUF4214 domain-containing protein, producing the protein MSSSAPTFTIKNISDSSLSNIFSKELDIFGLKVFATSGTSDEDIIHAGKIYAEYLDNNKDGIVDDSLVLEKMIASKAVLGMTKDQNETDSLDFASLENLGYQVQDLNGVETIQNSSEINKFDATLEEVLHLITDYGYGMAYSEAFATNQFQGSFSINNSSLLTEAMDTARGGKFLTIPTSYPSSAWYTFYDDTADYSTQATEYFYWGLTSILGAQNFPGRYEEIKSEWKLNTAEKVKETDSKLYNLLTDSKYSLPTNIPDGNYSIISNLKTYNGAFNEYTFINQGNDQYGIKLDSSSTIDSLTGLSTVKFSDKSVDINKDVIGTFNQVTGKDDVTGRMFRLYNAAFARFPDADGLKYWIDKNASGENSNRVVAQSFLASAEFAERYGSNVTNEKYVETLYTNVLGRNSDIAGYNYWVGNLNNGIETRYEALLGFAESTENKTLFSEVTGIN; encoded by the coding sequence ATGAGTTCCTCAGCGCCTACCTTTACTATAAAAAATATATCTGATTCATCTTTATCTAATATTTTTTCTAAAGAACTTGATATTTTTGGACTAAAGGTTTTTGCAACAAGTGGTACTTCTGATGAAGATATTATTCATGCTGGAAAAATATACGCTGAATATTTAGATAATAACAAAGATGGCATAGTAGACGATTCATTAGTCCTAGAAAAAATGATCGCAAGTAAGGCTGTTTTAGGTATGACTAAAGATCAAAATGAAACAGACTCGTTAGATTTTGCCAGTCTTGAAAATTTAGGTTATCAAGTTCAAGATCTAAACGGAGTAGAAACAATTCAAAATTCATCAGAAATCAATAAATTTGATGCAACTTTAGAAGAAGTACTTCATCTGATTACAGACTATGGATATGGTATGGCTTATTCAGAAGCATTTGCAACAAATCAGTTTCAAGGTTCTTTCTCTATAAATAATTCCTCATTATTAACTGAAGCAATGGATACTGCAAGAGGAGGCAAATTTCTAACGATTCCAACCTCCTACCCCTCATCAGCTTGGTACACGTTTTACGATGATACGGCAGATTATTCTACTCAAGCAACAGAATATTTTTATTGGGGGCTTACTTCAATATTAGGAGCCCAAAATTTTCCTGGTAGATATGAAGAAATAAAATCAGAATGGAAGTTAAATACAGCAGAGAAAGTAAAGGAAACTGATTCTAAATTATATAATTTATTAACAGACTCTAAATATTCATTACCAACTAATATTCCTGATGGTAATTACTCAATAATTAGCAATTTAAAAACTTATAACGGGGCTTTTAATGAATACACTTTTATCAATCAAGGAAATGATCAATATGGAATCAAGTTAGATTCTTCTTCAACAATAGACTCTTTAACTGGTCTTTCCACAGTTAAGTTTTCAGATAAGTCGGTCGATATCAATAAAGATGTTATTGGTACATTCAATCAAGTTACAGGGAAAGATGATGTCACTGGACGTATGTTTCGCCTATACAACGCTGCCTTTGCTCGTTTCCCTGATGCCGATGGTCTCAAATATTGGATCGATAAAAACGCTTCTGGAGAAAATAGCAATCGGGTGGTAGCTCAATCCTTTTTAGCTTCTGCTGAATTCGCTGAGCGTTATGGCAGTAATGTGACCAATGAGAAGTACGTCGAAACTCTTTATACAAATGTTTTAGGTCGAAACTCAGATATAGCTGGTTACAACTACTGGGTAGGCAATCTTAATAATGGCATCGAAACTCGATATGAAGCTCTCCTAGGTTTTGCTGAGTCAACAGAAAATAAAACTCTCTTTAGTGAAGTCACAGGCATAAATTAA
- a CDS encoding DUF4214 domain-containing protein translates to MTHELHKPKPVELDQAKNDDDLKYVPVWQGLGDRETPPKGSVQYQEVLEALGKDADEELAEDFDYTDYLASTGQIVFSEDDPRAQKYADNENYQAAANSQVAEAFKGNAEREKEREAEQIRIEKDKDLKYVPVWQGEGDVTRIIPTKGSNEYQEILEELGKNPDEELSEDFDYTDYLASTGQIVFSEDDPRAQKYADNENYQAAANSRVAEAFKGNAEREKEREAEQLRIEKDKDLKYVPVWQGLGDRETPPKGSVQYQEVLEALGKDADEELAEDFDYTDYLASTGQIVFSEDDPRAQKYADNENYQAAANSRVAEAFKGNAEREKEREAEQLRIEKDKDLKYVPVWISPTEEREAPPKNSTQYIEILAELGIEELEEDFDYTDYLASTGQIVFADYDPRAEKYAENENYQAAANSRVADAFHVKAEKERGKYIDPNGGIIKAIYIETPPKDIPIEGTDEYKLLLWEIGVDPDSGVIPEDFDYKEHIAKTRRPKDYPDWLDPVEDIDDRWVDPLKLNTSKTFEKEFEEYQFFRRSDGSFEIKTEEGFDDITGIPKLQFADKAVSAIAEIEATFNQVTAKEDHTGQMFRLYNAAFNRFPDSDGLEYWIEKNGSGENTERQVAESFLASNEFKGKYGENISNEQYVKTLYQNILDRESDTEGYNYWVGQLNNGVEDRSELLLGFAESAENKSLFTEMTGFE, encoded by the coding sequence ATGACTCATGAACTCCATAAACCTAAGCCGGTCGAACTCGATCAAGCAAAAAACGATGATGACTTAAAATATGTGCCTGTATGGCAAGGTTTAGGGGATCGTGAAACACCTCCAAAAGGGTCAGTTCAATATCAAGAGGTTCTTGAGGCATTAGGAAAAGATGCCGATGAAGAACTTGCAGAGGATTTTGATTACACAGATTATTTGGCTTCTACAGGGCAAATAGTCTTTTCAGAGGATGATCCACGAGCTCAAAAATATGCCGATAACGAAAACTATCAAGCCGCAGCTAATAGCCAAGTAGCTGAGGCTTTTAAAGGCAATGCTGAAAGGGAGAAGGAGAGAGAAGCAGAACAAATTCGAATTGAAAAAGATAAGGACTTAAAATATGTGCCTGTATGGCAAGGCGAAGGTGATGTTACTCGTATAATACCTACAAAAGGTAGTAATGAATATCAAGAGATTCTTGAGGAATTAGGAAAAAACCCCGATGAAGAACTTTCAGAGGATTTTGATTACACAGATTATTTGGCTTCTACAGGGCAAATAGTCTTTTCAGAGGATGATCCACGAGCTCAAAAATATGCTGATAATGAAAACTATCAAGCCGCAGCTAATAGCCGAGTAGCTGAGGCTTTTAAAGGAAATGCTGAAAGAGAGAAGGAGAGAGAAGCAGAACAACTACGAATTGAAAAAGATAAGGACTTAAAATATGTGCCTGTATGGCAAGGTTTAGGGGATCGTGAAACACCTCCAAAAGGGTCAGTTCAATATCAAGAGGTTCTTGAGGCATTAGGAAAAGATGCCGATGAAGAACTTGCAGAGGATTTTGATTACACAGATTATTTGGCTTCTACAGGGCAAATAGTCTTTTCAGAGGATGATCCACGAGCTCAAAAATATGCTGATAATGAAAACTATCAAGCCGCAGCTAATAGCCGAGTAGCTGAGGCTTTTAAAGGAAATGCTGAAAGAGAGAAGGAGAGAGAAGCAGAACAACTACGAATTGAAAAAGATAAGGACTTAAAATATGTGCCTGTATGGATTAGTCCGACTGAGGAACGTGAAGCACCTCCAAAAAATTCAACTCAATATATTGAGATTCTTGCGGAATTAGGAATTGAAGAACTTGAAGAGGATTTTGATTACACAGATTACTTGGCTTCAACAGGGCAAATAGTTTTCGCAGATTACGATCCACGAGCTGAAAAGTATGCAGAGAACGAAAATTATCAAGCCGCAGCTAATAGCCGAGTAGCTGATGCTTTTCATGTCAAAGCCGAAAAAGAAAGGGGTAAATATATCGATCCTAACGGCGGTATAATAAAGGCAATCTATATAGAAACCCCTCCCAAAGACATCCCCATAGAAGGAACAGATGAGTATAAGCTTTTATTGTGGGAGATAGGAGTTGACCCTGATTCTGGAGTTATCCCAGAAGACTTTGATTATAAAGAACATATTGCTAAAACTCGCAGGCCAAAAGATTATCCAGATTGGCTCGATCCTGTAGAAGATATTGATGATCGTTGGGTTGATCCACTTAAACTCAATACATCTAAAACTTTTGAAAAAGAATTTGAGGAATACCAATTCTTCAGAAGAAGTGATGGATCCTTCGAGATCAAAACAGAAGAAGGTTTTGATGACATAACTGGTATTCCCAAGCTTCAATTTGCTGATAAAGCTGTTAGTGCCATTGCTGAAATAGAAGCAACCTTTAATCAAGTCACAGCCAAAGAAGACCATACAGGTCAAATGTTCCGTCTGTATAACGCTGCCTTCAATCGATTTCCTGATTCTGATGGACTTGAGTACTGGATTGAAAAAAATGGATCAGGAGAAAACACTGAAAGACAAGTAGCAGAGTCATTCTTAGCATCTAATGAATTCAAAGGAAAATATGGAGAAAACATCTCAAATGAACAATATGTAAAAACTCTCTATCAAAATATTCTTGACCGAGAATCAGATACAGAGGGATATAACTATTGGGTTGGACAACTAAATAATGGAGTAGAAGATAGGAGTGAACTTCTTTTAGGGTTTGCTGAATCAGCTGAAAATAAATCACTCTTTACTGAAATGACTGGTTTTGAATAA
- a CDS encoding DUF4214 domain-containing protein, which translates to MCFICSQSGGFETDIATVIGLAKHSKLLVNNTVSNENQSKNYLTNPQKSTSFKPIDPKYLIMGYADGRDEIAIRKEYAGSNRQIKVYLSNGGDELIDINLGESERKKYYSLKPENWQKSYVIDSLEKINEFIDIDLKLVSKKDEADYTIVISPLADNNFLSADPERGKSGNVLSVSYQSGLYTTETNLDVLDHTDFSRKMQKATFVHELGHLLGLEHPFDLIDDDVLDPYYPENFSYLRTEPLFPYEFTLMGWNGSYVDKTSYENIWFRNADIKSLEVIWDKSKVQSFSDKSYDYKFYNLGNDNYGIKDESSETIDPLTGIDLLKFNDQNLNLINDIKATFDQVTGLNTDSGKMFRLYNASFKRLPDPDGLRYWIGNFSSGKDDERAVASSFLASAEFKQRYGENVSDSTYVNTLYKNVLGRDADTGGLNYWLGQLNSGAETRYEVLLGFSESAENKGLFTEMTGFG; encoded by the coding sequence ATGTGCTTCATTTGCTCACAATCAGGAGGATTTGAAACAGATATTGCAACAGTTATCGGACTTGCAAAACATTCTAAGCTGTTGGTGAACAACACAGTCTCAAACGAAAATCAATCAAAGAATTATTTAACTAATCCTCAAAAATCAACTTCATTTAAGCCAATAGATCCTAAATATCTGATTATGGGATACGCAGATGGACGAGATGAAATTGCTATTAGAAAAGAATATGCTGGAAGCAATAGGCAGATAAAAGTTTATTTATCAAATGGTGGAGATGAATTGATAGATATTAATCTTGGAGAATCTGAAAGAAAGAAATACTATTCATTAAAACCTGAAAATTGGCAAAAGTCATACGTAATTGATTCTCTTGAAAAAATAAATGAATTTATTGATATCGACTTAAAGCTAGTTAGTAAAAAAGATGAAGCTGACTATACAATTGTGATATCTCCTTTAGCCGATAATAACTTTCTCTCAGCAGACCCTGAAAGAGGGAAGAGTGGAAATGTACTGTCTGTAAGTTATCAATCTGGACTGTATACAACTGAAACTAATTTAGATGTCCTTGATCACACTGATTTCAGCAGAAAGATGCAAAAAGCAACTTTCGTTCATGAACTAGGACACTTACTTGGATTAGAGCACCCATTTGATTTGATTGATGATGATGTACTTGATCCGTATTATCCAGAAAACTTTTCCTATCTCAGGACTGAACCATTATTTCCTTATGAATTCACACTAATGGGGTGGAATGGTAGCTATGTAGACAAAACGAGCTATGAAAATATTTGGTTCAGAAATGCCGATATTAAATCACTAGAAGTTATATGGGATAAATCAAAGGTTCAATCTTTTTCAGATAAGAGTTATGACTATAAGTTTTACAATCTAGGAAATGATAATTATGGAATCAAAGATGAATCTTCGGAAACGATAGACCCTCTCACCGGAATAGACCTTTTAAAATTTAATGATCAAAATTTAAATCTTATTAACGACATCAAAGCAACTTTCGATCAAGTCACAGGCTTAAATACAGACTCAGGGAAAATGTTCCGTCTATATAACGCCTCATTTAAACGTCTACCTGACCCTGATGGACTGCGTTATTGGATTGGTAATTTCAGCTCTGGTAAAGACGACGAAAGAGCAGTGGCATCATCTTTTTTAGCCTCTGCTGAATTTAAACAACGTTATGGAGAAAACGTCTCGGATTCAACCTATGTGAATACTCTCTACAAAAACGTTCTTGGTAGAGATGCTGATACTGGTGGATTGAATTATTGGTTAGGTCAACTTAATAGCGGAGCAGAAACTCGCTATGAGGTTCTTTTAGGTTTCTCTGAGTCAGCGGAAAACAAAGGACTGTTTACTGAAATGACTGGGTTCGGTTAA